ATTGTTGGTGTTTTTTAAACGTAAAAAATCATGtgtaaataaggattttttagTCATTATAAAAAATAGTTAGATAAGAAGTTTTTAGAATTACTAACCGGTGACCCATGTTGTTTTATTAGAACAGCCCCTCTAATGAATTCAACAGCCCCTATAATAAGTTTCTTGCTCATAAGATAGGGAGAGAGAGATGGCGACATGGAATTCGATCCCTCTAGAAATAACTTATGAAGTATTAGGTTGGATTGCTTTCTTCTCATGGTCCTTTAGTTTCTACCCACAAGTTATTCTCAATTTCAGAAGAAAGAGGTacgattttttcaaaaaaaaattcttaaaaattCTTAATTCGAAGTATGGGTTTTTATGGCTTAAGATTTGATAATTCGTAGTAAATTATTCGACTTGACGTAATGGGTTGTTCGGATTTGTGTGTTTGTGAAGTGTTGTGGGGTTGAATTTCGATTTTGTGGTGCTGAATTTGACAAAGCATTCCTCATATCTTATCTACAACGCTTCTCTCTACTTTAGTCCTGTTGTTCAGAGACAATACCGTGAGAAATATGGACTCGGAGAGGTCTGTCTTGTTTTTTCAATTTGGGTTTGTTCTTCTTTAAATTTGGTGTCTGGCTTCGGTCAGCGGTGGTTAGAAGTGCTCACTGCTCAGCCTGATTTAGTATTATGGTCAAACACTGTGCGCAAGTACAAACAACATTTACATTAGTACTTTCAAATTGCAAGTATCACCAGGGCACGAGTTTTTGGTGTGTAATGGAAATTGTAATATAAGTTGTATAGGTGCTATAGTAGTATTGAAGTTACATTTATCATTTAAACTTGGTAGAGGGGAAGTTGTGACTCGAATTTGGTGTATGTGCAGATGATTCCGGTTGCTGCTAATGATGTAGCGTTCTCGATTCATGCTGTTATATTGACAGCATTCACATTGTACCAAGTTTATATCTATGATGTAAGTAATTTTATGATCCATTGATGTAAGCAGAACAGCTTCATGTCAAGCTTGCTTATGCTTTGTTTTTCTGGACAGCGTGGAACTCAAAAGATTTCGAGGACTTGTCTGGCAATTAGTTCTGTTGTGTGGGTTTCTGCTGCAGTTTGTGTGTTTATGGCTTGGCCAAGCCAATCTTGGCTATGGCTAGTAACAGTTTTCAAGTTAGTCTTCTCTTGCTACAAGATACTCTTTGTTAAGCTTTCATTTGAATATTGCTGATGAAATAACATTttggtgttggataggaagtcacAAGATAGCCTAATTTCCTAGTAGTTCATAGCTAAAGCATTTCATTTGAACCGAGTAAGATAGGATAGACTAGTCCAATATCAATGGCAACAAAAAAATCGTTTATTAGATCAGAAGAATATGTTTTTCTAATTTTCTCCCTTCATAGCCTTTTGGTGCAACCAGAGCACATAAGTTTGATGTATAGTAGTTGTCCCAGTCCATTGAAATAGCTTTATTCATTAAGTATGAAGCTGTTAGAACCTtgaagtcttcttcttctttggcaATTTTTACCTTTTGGTTCTGTAGTCATACTGACTTTTTCTGCAGCTAGATTGACTTAAACTTGATATGATCTGACTCCTTTTGCAGCTCCATACAAGTCTTCATGACGGTCATTAAATATATACCCCAGGTTAGAGTTACCTCTCATTTCCTTCTGCAAGAATGGTGTATTTATTGGATATCTATTGTTCTATTACTATCTGCAAGTCATAATCTTCTCTGTGCAATTTTCATATTACCCTAAAAGTATATATTTGTATTGCCATTTGCTAGAAACTCGTACTCAGATATTTCTCTATACTGATAATTTTGATTCTTAGTTGCACATATTTACAATTTGTTTCATACACTGATCCAAGGTGTAAAACGTGCAATAAAgtatgttttgttttgtttttattttaaggtaAAATGTGCAACAAAGTATCATCTAATTTATGTTTTATAAGAGCTTTTGTTGGGTAAGTGATGACACACCCAATCacttcagaaaaatgaaaagaaaacagGCAGTAACATCATTTGCCAAAGGTTTTACCACTTTTTTTCTCTATCTAATTGCTAATTATGGCTGGAACAAGACGTGTGATATTCACAAAACTATGTTATGAAATCTAGGCCATCCTGAACTTCACGAGAAAGAGCACTGTGGGATGGAGCATCGGCAACATTTTACTTGATTTACTTGGCGGAGTGACAAACTATGCACAAATGGCCACACAGTCTATAGACCAGGGTTAGATATTGTGCCATTTTAGAATAGTGCTCAATTTCACACCCAATTTTATGTTTTAAATTGTGAATTATTGTTGTATGCAGGTTCTTGGGTGAGCTTTTACGGGAACATAGGGAAGACCCTGCTTTCTTTGGTATGTTATTGggtttctctttcttctctaCGTTTAACTTGCTCGTCAAGTCTATTTCTTTCTTTAAACTTATATCTCCAACTTTTGTTGGGCAAGGTATATGGGGTTGTTTTAGATATAGGTAATATGTATTTCTGATGAAATTTGGAACATCTTACTATCCTGATTTCAAACATGGCACTACAAATGCATCGTGTGGAATATCAACGATTTTTTCACGCTGGTGATATTGTTTTTTTGGCGCAGGTATCCATATTCTTCGACCTTCTCTTCATGGTCCAACATTACCTGCTGTATCCTTACAAGAATGAGAAGTCGTCTTTAGACGCAGATGCGGCTCAAGATGACAACACAGCTGCACTGATCAAATCCTCCAACCCCTCCCAATCAGAAAACGTGTAAGTGAGAGTGTTGTCGATTTAGCTTTCAGGCCTTGTATCTGTATCTTTTCCTTGGCCGTAAATTCCCATTATTTTCCAGAAGTGTGTGCAAAAAAAGGACTGTAAAACTGTAAAGCCAAGTCCATTTCTTTAATCACATACTGTAATCTGTGTAAATTACAAAAGTGTTGAGTGAAAATTTACACATCTGTGTAAATTACAAAAGTGTAAGTTGATGTTAAAGTGAAAAACTaaggctgggtttggtaatgcttttattttccaaaagcactttcaaaacctatatatgttaataatttttgaaattggtgtttcgtaaaaaaaaatcaaagtactttttacccaaagcacttcccaaattcatcaatttttaaaagctggggaggaggagcttttaaaagctacaaaagcataagctttggtcccaccaaaatttaatgtttgatttctcatttttgtccctattttattttgtaaatgacaaaaattgcccttaaatatatatacaatcaatttttattttttatattttattatttaaacATTATTATACTTTATTATCAAACTATTTTATGATAgccagtttttttttatttttttgataaaaggaaATTTTAGAAAACTAAATAAAGGAAATTACATAGTTGGAGTAACTGAGCTTTGCTATCCAAATAGCTTTGCTCTGATCATCCATATTACTTGAGTCTATTACAACATCATTAAACTTTACTAAGTACTTAGCAGTCTTAGCTAATTTATCAGCAAAATAGTTACAACTTCTAATTATATAGTAATAGGAGACATTAGCAAAAACTTCTTTGTCCTCCCATACTTTCATTAAGCGGGATTTACTTCTCCAATCAACAGCATGAAGACTGTTCTTCATTCCATTTATGACATTTTGATTGTCATTGAGGAATTTTAAGTTGTTGAGTCCTTTCCTTCTTTCCCACCTGGTAGCTTCCTTACAAGCTCTTGCTTCTGCTTCATCTGAGTTGTTGCATCTTCCTGTTTCTCCTGTAAATTCACAAATATCACCATTATTGTTTATAAGAATCACACCATAAGCAAATTTCTTAGACTTTTTCTTGTAAGCAGCATCAAATAAAATGTAATTGCAGCTAATCTTTTCCTCTATTTGTTTCAGATTGCATTTTGGGTGAAAAACATTGCACACGGCTTTCTTCTTCAAGCTTGAAGAGATTTTCTTTCTACTGGACAAATGCACATTCAAGTCTTTTATAATTAACTCAATTAATTTTCCTGGGCATGGTATTACTTTATCAAACACAACTTTGCATCTATATTTCCAAATATGCCAAAGAATATAAGCAAATATGTCTCTATTATCCTTATCTTCTAACCATTGCACACACCAATCTTTATAGTTCTTGTTAGCAGCCTTATAGAAAATTGTAGATAGAGATAAACCCCTCCATATAGCTTCAGAGAAAATGCATTTTGAAAATAAATGGTCTATGCTTTCAGTTGTTACTATGTTACACAAAGGGCAGTTTTTATCAATTGGAACATGTCTTCTTATAATCTCCCTAACTGGTAAAAAATCACTGAgggttttccaaagaaattttttaACTCTTGGCATTACATTAAGGTTCCAGAATCCAAATAGATTTCCAACCTACTTTTTCATACATGTTATTTTTATTAGCAATGAAGTTATAAGCTGATTTAACTGAAACACAACCATCTTTTGTTCCCAACCATTTAACATTATCTGTTCCATCTATGCTAGAGAAAGGCTCTAGAGATTTTATTTCCTTAACTGTGTTTTCATCAAACAGTTGCTCAACCAGGTCGATATTCCATTTCCCATTGTTATCTATAATATCAGCTACTTTTGTGAACTGTGGATTAATGTTATTCCCTTTAGGTTTTGGAATTTTCCCATCTGGAAGCCATCTATCCTTCCATATGTTTATTTTTTTACCATTTCCTAATTGCCagctactccctccgtttctaaataataggcttgtttgtgtgtaaatttgcacacaaacctgcctattttttagaaacagagggagtatgatTCTCTTTGTTAACTTCTAATCCTTTACAGATACTAGTCCACACCCAAGATCTAACATATTTCTTTTTATAGCTCAAGGGGTCTGTTTTTGGAAAATACATACATCTTAGGATAATACTCCACGGTTTGTTTGGGTTTTCTAATAATCTCCAGGCTAACCTAGTTAATAAGGCTAAATTAAACTTATGTGAACTTTTTAAACCTAAACCTCCATATTCTTTACTAATACACAGAGAGTCCCAAGCTTTTATATagattcctttatttttcttattcttcttccacCAAAAATCACGCTGAATAACATTAAGTTTGTCTAGTGTCTTTTTTGGCAAAGCAAAGCACATCATCTGATATATTGGCATTGCACTGGTAACTGAACTTATTAAAGTAGTTCTCCCTGCTTGAGAAAGGAATTTGGCTTTCCAACCCTGAAATCTGCTATAAACCTTATCTAACATGTTTTGATAGTTGAAGGTTTTATTTCTATTAAAGAAAAGGGGTGTTCCTAAATAGGTATCAGTTTTAGTAATTCTATTGACTTTAAGAATTCTAGCTAGTAACTTACAGTGCTTATTTTCAACTTTTTTACTAAAGTAAATTCCTGACTTTTGATAATTTATTAGTTGTCCCAATGAATCACTGAAGATTTTTAAGCACTTAAGAAGATTCCTAGCTTGAACTATAGTAGcagaagtaaaaagaaaagaatcatcagcaaaaaataagtgtGAAACAGAAGGACAATTCTTTGTGACTTTAATACCATTAACATCTCCTAAATTTTCAGCAAACAGTAATAGTTTTGATAATTCCGCCATGCAAATGAGGAAAATTGTGGGcgatagaggatccccctgcctAATACCTCTGGAGGGAAAGTAAGTTTCTCCAGGTATACCATTCACAATCACAGCATAAGAGACAGTTGAAATGCAAGCATAAACTAAGTCACATAAATCAGAAGAAACCCTAACAGTTTTAGCATTTTAATAATGAAGTCCCATTCTAGTCTGTCGAAGGCCTTTGACAAGTCTAGTTTTAGGGCCATATGACCACTCTTCCTTTTGCTAGTTTTCATAGTATGCAATATATCATGAGCTACTATAATGTTATCAGTTATCTGTCTTTTTGGTATGAAAGCAGATTGGTTTTGTGAAATTATGTTATCTAGCAGAGGCTTCAGTCTATTTGATATTATTCTGGAAACTATCTTATAAAGGGCATTACTTAAGCTGATAGGTCTAAAGTCACTAGGGGTCTTTGGGGTTTTGCTTTTTAGAATTACAGTAATGAAagtgtggtttatcttttgttcaaaaattttgtttctaaaaaCATTTTGGACCCATTCTATAATCTCTTCACTAAGACTATTCCAGTGATGTTGATAAAAACCTGAGGGAAACCCATCAGGTCCAGGCGTCCCACAAGAATTCATAGAAAACAAAGCTTCTTTAATTTCTTTGTTGTCAAGTATAGAGCACATCCTAGTATTTTATTCTTGACTAATTTTCTTTTCAACAATGTTGTCAAAAATAGGATCAATGTTGTTATTACTAGTTTGAGATATTTCTTTGAAGTGTTTTGTTATAATCTCAGTTACTTCTTGTTGCCCTTATATCCATAGTCCACTACTGTCTCTAATAATATGAATACTGTTGATTCTCATTCTTTCTGAGGCATTCTGGTGAAAAAACTTTGTGTTATAATCATTTTCTCTTATCCATTTATCCTTATTATGTTGGCTCCAGTATATTCTTTCTATTTCGTACTTGTAAGAAATCTATTCTATTTTTTGTGTCTATATTATAAGGTTTACtatttttcaatttcagttattatATTTGCTATGTTTCTCAATATATTCCCAAAAGAAATGTGGAAATTGTATAATTACCCCTCCTTTTTTATGGGCTTCAAAAATAGCCTTCTCCATCAATAACTATCCTATTTTAATTGGGGTCCATAACTTCCAATTGGAGGTCATGCACTACGGGAcgaaaaaggtcacccaatcctaatttgggtcaccctttaaaaaaatattttctaaatggcaaaactgcccttatatgattagtattaggaattaattagtttgattagtgtggtaagtgtatttagattaaaatctgattttaggaaaaaaaattgtggaaaatgtgtgttatgtgttttatgtgttgagttgaagaggaggagttttgagaggaaaacctagggtttttacaaatgagtgattcaagtggagggaatgagattggtgaagcttcaaataacaacaatgattgtgtttacggtaagattgtctcaactaatgatatgggttggatgtttgatgaggagatgttgatagaggaaggcatgaacaatggttggaatgaaaatcccattgctcaagatgaaggaactaacactcaaaatgaggaacccgaagctcaaaacaatcaggtaagcATCTTATACCCTTCGATTTGTCTGTTTGTTTctccaagtggtcgaatcatccacactatggaacaactcagaGAAAGGGTCGCCATAGTCGGggggtgtatacccaaacgactctctGAGGTCGTCAGTATATTGACACTACCAATAAAGACTCAAACCTGcgacttttccaggttatgaaaaatcgttagggtagtgtgctaaacattgacgaccctttttaactaggtcacttagagtcgttttgttgttttgtttacacatagacgactctaaaaccaaaactctctgtaaaaagtaacacttagggtcgtcatacatgtagtcatatgaaatgacgatcctagcgatcaattactaatttcttttagagtcgttagtttgattagttatataaagtaacgacccttgcactagattctcataatttttgatttcatagaatcatttcattgaatTGTAAAAGACATACATCTCGCATACCgttgcattgaaggaaatgaaatacaatagataataaaggtgcacttatacacttaatcatatatggcgtagttatatctagtgccttccaagataaagtagcaatcgtggagctcaaactttccccacgaagctcctcataatagcgatacgccttccccaactgaaaatgcaaatatacttagttagtatcgatcaaagctttttataagttttacctcttattcaaatacttactcttacaacactcagcatatccggaaaggcttccctaacagccttaagttctcttttcaaaacatcacactcgaattgtatcttcttgaagcgttccttgacttgtttcaaagaccttgagttgcaatttccgtccaacgccacaaaaacgatgaatacgcggttccaccaagcatatgatgtttcatcaatgtctttgtctAGACTTTCAAAGTGGTTAGTGACTATTTTCCAAGCACTTATAATGGCACAATTCTCTTCATTAGTGAATGGAGTCattatgt
The sequence above is a segment of the Papaver somniferum cultivar HN1 unplaced genomic scaffold, ASM357369v1 unplaced-scaffold_104, whole genome shotgun sequence genome. Coding sequences within it:
- the LOC113327607 gene encoding cystinosin homolog, with protein sequence MATWNSIPLEITYEVLGWIAFFSWSFSFYPQVILNFRRKSVVGLNFDFVVLNLTKHSSYLIYNASLYFSPVVQRQYREKYGLGEMIPVAANDVAFSIHAVILTAFTLYQVYIYDRGTQKISRTCLAISSVVWVSAAVCVFMAWPSQSWLWLVTVFNSIQVFMTVIKYIPQAILNFTRKSTVGWSIGNILLDLLGGVTNYAQMATQSIDQGSWVSFYGNIGKTLLSLVSIFFDLLFMVQHYLLYPYKNEKSSLDADAAQDDNTAALIKSSNPSQSENV